A region of Homo sapiens chromosome 17, GRCh38.p14 Primary Assembly DNA encodes the following proteins:
- the OR1E2 gene encoding olfactory receptor 1E2, giving the protein MMGQNQTSISDFLLLGLPIQPEQQNLCYALFLAMYLTTLLGNLLIIVLIRLDSHLHTPVYLFLSNLSFSDLCFSSVTMPKLLQNMQNQDPSIPYADCLTQMYFFLYFSDLESFLLVAMAYDRYVAICFPMHYTAICFLLHYTAIMSPMLCLSVVALSWVLTTFHAMLHTLLMARLCFCADNVIPHFFCDMSALLKLACSDTRVNEWVIFIMGGLILVIPFLLILGSYARIVSSILKVPSSKGICKAFSTCGSHLSVVSLFYGTVIGLYLCPSANSSTLKDTVMAMMYTVVTPMLTPFIYSLRNRDMKGALERVICKRKNPFLL; this is encoded by the coding sequence ATGATGGGACAAAATCAAACCAGCATCTCAGACTTCCTGCTCCTGGGCCTGCCCATCCAACCAGAGCAGCAAAACCTGTGCTATGCCCTGTTCTTGGCCATGTATCTTACCACCCTCCTGGGGAACCTCCTCATCATTGTCCTCATTCGACTGGACTCCCATCTCCACACGCCTGTGTATTTGTTTCTCAGCAACTTGTCCTTCTCTGACCTCTGCTTTTCCTCAGTCACAATGCCCAAATTGCTGCAGAACATGCAGAACCAAGACCCATCCATCCCCTATGCAGACTGCCTGACCCAAATGTACTTCTTCTTGTATTTTTCGGATCTAGAGAGCTTCCTCCTTGTGGCCATGGCCTATGACCGCTATGTGGCCATCTGCTTCCCCATGCACTACACCGCCATCTGCTTCCTCCTGCACTACACCGCCATCATGAGCCCCATGCTCTGTCTCTCCGTGGTGGCGCTGTCCTGGGTGCTGACCACCTTCCATGCCATGTTACACACTTTACTCATGGCCAGGTTGTGTTTTTGTGCAGACAATGTGATCCCCCACTTTTTCTGTGATATGTCTGCTCTGCTGAAGCTGGCCTGCTCTGACACTCGAGTTAATGAATGGGTGATATTTATCATGGGAGGGCTCATTCTTGTCATCCCATTCCTACTCATCCTTGGGTCCTATGCAAGAATTGTCTCCTCCATCCTCAAGGTCCCTTCTTCTAAGGGTATCTGCAAGGCCTTCTCTACTTGTGGCTCCCACCTCTCTGTGGTGTCACTGTTCTATGGGACCGTTATTGGTCTCTACTTATGCCCATCAGCTAATAGTTCTACTCTAAAGGACACTGTCATGGCTATGATGTACACTGTGGTGACCCCTATGCTGACCCCCTTCATCTACAGCCTGAGGAACAGAGACATGAAGGGAGCCCTGGAAAGGGtcatttgtaaaaggaaaaatcCCTTCCTTCTATGA